GTCCGGGGCCGGCTCGAGCTCCAGGTGCCGGTCGATGGGGGCGGCGGTATCGTCCAGGCGGCTGCCGGTCTTTTGCATGTCGGCCAGGAACTGGTCGAGAAGCAGGATCACCGGAGTCTGGAAGCGGTGGGCGGTGAGGAGGGCCTGCCGGGTGAGATCGAAGGCCTGGGCCGGGGTACCGGGGGCAAAGACCGCCCGGGCGAATTCGCCATGGCCGGCGTGGATGACGAACCGCAGATCCTGCTGGCCGGTCCGGGTGGGCAGCCCGGTGGCCGGGCCGGGCCGCTGGCCGAGCAGAATCAGCACCGGCAGCTCCATCATGCCGGCCAGGGACAGCCCTTCGGCCATGAGGGCGAAGCCGCCGCCGCTGGTGGTGGTCATGGCCGGCACGCCCGCGTAGGTGGCGCCGCAGATAACATTGATCGCCGCGACCTCATCCTCGGCCTGCTCCACCAGCACCCCGTACGGCCGGCCATGGTTGGCGAGAAAGGTGAAGACGCCGGTGGAAGGCGTCATGGGGTAGGAGCAGACCAGCTTGACGCCGGAGCGGGCGGCTGAGAGCCCCACCGCCTCGGTGCCGCTGGTCACAAACCGCGGCTCTCCGGGCCTGGGCCCCGGCACCGCCCCGCGGTGCATCTGCATCAAGGCCGCCCCACGCTCCACGCAGCGCTCGTTCTTGTCGATGATGTCGGCGCCCTTCTTGCGGAACTGATCGCCGAGATAGCCCTTGAGGGCGTCCAGCCCGTAGTCCAGCAGGGTGAAAACGGCTCCGGCGGCCACGGAGTTGGCCATGAGCCCGCTGCCGCCGGCCTCCTTCGCCGCGCCGGTCAGGTCATACGCGAAGTCCGCCTCCTCGCCGGTGCCGTCGAAGAGGACCTTGCCCTCCGGCGTCAGGGCCGACTGCAGGATGGAGAGGGCGTCGCTGGTCAGGGCCACGAGCAGATCCGCCTCCTCCCGGCCGGAGAAGAGCTCCTGGTCACCGATCCGGATGTCGTACCAGTTCACCCCGCCCCGGACCCGGGACAGGTAGCTTTGCGCCGACAGGATGTGAAGCCCCAGGCGGGCGAAGGCGCCGACCAGAAGATCGCCGGTGGTCTGAACCCCCTGGCCGGCTTCACCCGCTATCCTGATGTTGCAGTCCATAGGTGTCCTCCTTCTCGTCATCCGCTGGCACCCGACATGGGAAGCGGACCAGCCGGCGGCCCGTCCAGGGCTCTTTCAGGTGCCTCGCAGTCCGATAGACAGCAAGAAT
This region of Thermodesulfobacteriota bacterium genomic DNA includes:
- a CDS encoding 2-oxoacid:acceptor oxidoreductase subunit alpha, giving the protein MDCNIRIAGEAGQGVQTTGDLLVGAFARLGLHILSAQSYLSRVRGGVNWYDIRIGDQELFSGREEADLLVALTSDALSILQSALTPEGKVLFDGTGEEADFAYDLTGAAKEAGGSGLMANSVAAGAVFTLLDYGLDALKGYLGDQFRKKGADIIDKNERCVERGAALMQMHRGAVPGPRPGEPRFVTSGTEAVGLSAARSGVKLVCSYPMTPSTGVFTFLANHGRPYGVLVEQAEDEVAAINVICGATYAGVPAMTTTSGGGFALMAEGLSLAGMMELPVLILLGQRPGPATGLPTRTGQQDLRFVIHAGHGEFARAVFAPGTPAQAFDLTRQALLTAHRFQTPVILLLDQFLADMQKTGSRLDDTAAPIDRHLELEPAPDYRRYRLTADGISPRAIPGGPALVVSDSDEHSEDGHITESPSMRRAQQDKRMAKLTGMTAEAVPPEYYGARAARQLLIAWGSTYGPAREAVDLVNADGGRAALLHFSQVWPLRPAAVDEVLAAADVSLRDGVRVTSVEGNCTAQFASLLREHGIFGDCDRILRYDGMPFTANEIAQRLAP